Proteins from a genomic interval of Zingiber officinale cultivar Zhangliang chromosome 2A, Zo_v1.1, whole genome shotgun sequence:
- the LOC122041376 gene encoding splicing factor 3B subunit 6-like protein: MATISLRKANTRLPPEVNRVLYVRNLPFNISSEEMYDIFGKYGAIRQIRIGTNKDTRGTAFVVYEDIYDAKTAVDHLSGFNVANRYLIVLYYQQAKMAKKSDTKKKEEEITRLQEKYGISTSKDK; this comes from the coding sequence ATGGCGACGATCAGCCTTCGGAAGGCCAACACCCGCCTCCCCCCGGAAGTGAATCGGGTCCTGTACGTACGCAACCTCCCATTCAACATCTCCAGCGAGGAGATGTACGACATCTTCGGCAAGTACGGCGCCATCCGCCAGATCCGCATCGGAACGAACAAGGATACCCGCGGGACGGCCTTCGTCGTCTACGAGGACATCTACGACGCCAAGACCGCCGTCGACCATCTCTCCGGCTTCAACGTCGCCAACCGCTACCTCATCGTCCTGTACTACCAGCAAGCCAAGATGGCCAAGAAGTCCGacaccaagaagaaggaggaggagatcaCGCGTCTGCAGGAGAAGTACGGCATCTCCACCTCCAAAGATAAGTAA